Within Anopheles cruzii unplaced genomic scaffold, idAnoCruzAS_RS32_06 scaffold00587_ctg1, whole genome shotgun sequence, the genomic segment CGGGGCCATCTAGCAAAGATCTACGCGATGCACTGGGGTAGCGACTCCCGGAACCTGGTGTCGGCCTCGCAGGACGGCAAGCTGATCGTGTGGGActcgcacaccaccaacaaggTGCACGCCATCCCGCTGCGCTCGTCCTGGGTGATGACGTGCGCGTACGCCCCGTCCGGTAACTTTGTGGCGTGCGGCGGTCTGGACAACATCTGCTCGATCTACAACCTGAAGACGCGCGAGGGCAACGTGCGCGTGTCCCGTGAGCTGCCCGGCCACACCGGCTACCTGTCGTGCTGCCGGTTTCTGGACGACAACCAGATCGTGACCAGCTCGGGCGACATGTCGTGCGGGTTGTGGGACATCGAGACGGGCCAGCAGTGCACCTCGTTCCTGGGGCACACCGGCGACGTGATGGCGCTCTCGCTGTCGCCCCAGTGCCGGGTGTTCGTGTCCGGGGCGTGTGACGCCTCGGCGAAGCTGTGGGACATCCGCGAGGGCCAGTGCAAGCAGACATTCCCGGGCCACGAGAGCGACATCAACGCGGTCACCTTCTTCCCGAACGGGCACGCCTTCGCGACCGGTTCCGACGACGCCACCTGCCGGCTGTTCGACATCCGGGCCGACCAGGAGCTGGCGATGTACTCGCACGACAACATCATCTGCGGCATCACGTCGGTCGCGTTCTCCAAGTCCGGCCGCCTGTTGCTGGCCGGCTACGACGACTTCAACTGCAACGTCTGGGACACGCTGAAGGCAGAACGGGCCGGCATCCTGGCCGGCCACGACAATCGGGTGTCCTGCTTAGGCGTCACGGAGAACGGTATGGCCGTGGCGACCGGTTCCTGGGACTCCTTCCTGCGCGTCTGGAACTAAACGCCTGATAGGGGAAACTAAAACATACTAGTGCCTCGCGCACCCAACCAACAATTGCGCGACGCAATGCACCAACCAAAAATGAGGAAGGAACAGGGCGGGAAGTGGTCGAGCCGAGAGTAAAGTGTGAGGTTTCGAGAATTAGTGTCCGCTGGTTCGTGCCGGCCGACCAGACCCCGCACACCGTAGCTGTCCAGCGTAGGAGCCACAGCTCCGCtagggaaacaaacaaattgcaaaCCGGAACGAACACAAGGTTCATTTTTGTTCACCTTCTGTTAAATCAAACCAAGCACGAGGGACTCCTGGTGCCGTTGCTCACTTCAACCAACTTCACATTCGCAAGAACACGTTGGTTTGATATGCGTACGCGAAACAATTTCGTTCGTGCAAATGTATGTGTTTGCGTATGTGTGACTGATTGTATGCATGTGTGCgcccaacgtgtgtgtgtgtgtttgtgtctgttgTGTGTACTGCCGTAGTAAGCAGGCAGCTGCGGCTGGTGTCGTTCGGACTTGGCACCAACCACTGTtccgccgaagccgaaccaGTGCTTCCGAAATAATATTGTTTCACGCGCACActaacacacaaacacactggcAAGCAAGCGCCCGCTGTTGTGCATGTTAATTTTGCGTAACGAAATGTTTTCGCGTACACTGTATGGGTTAAAGCACTACTAAAGTACCGAAAGGTGTATAAACAGCTGGTCAAAATGTGTCACTCAAAGGGGAACCAATTGCATTACGAACCCAAACTTTTTTCCAAGTAATACGCGCAACAGAAAGTGATGGCAATGGGTGCGGAAACGTCCCACATAGAGTTCGGTTAAagcacaaaacagaaaacaatagaaGTTAAACGATGACCaattttcggtttggttttgttttgaaccaatttttctacaatcgtcgccattttgtgagaaatgttTTCTCACGTTTGAGTTCAGGCAACCGCAACCGTTTGAATATCAAGTAATGtaagcaaaaccaaacaaataaatcacacACTTCACAAACGCACCAACAGGCAAACAgacagaaacacacacgcattagGAACGCTAGTTAAGAATGCGCATCTCGGCTAATCAGTTTGATCAGGTGTTGAATGCAAAATATGGCTGGAAGATGGAAGACTTTCCTCCGGTTGGAACCGTTCTGTACTGTTGACAGTTTCTCCACACCGCAATGTCTTTTGGCCGATGGGAAATTTTGGTTTTACAATCACTGCTTCCTCTCTACGCACATGCGTACAAAAAGTCATGTCTGTTGTTTGTAAGTTTTGCCTTCGCGTTGCTGATCGCATATGGTTTACCATTGCTTGGAGTACATTTAGTGAACGAAATGCTATTAGTTCAAGTAAATTGCTAGCTACAATCCATTTCCATGGAACACCGTTTCGTTTCTGGGTGGCACCAGAGTAGTGACCTAACGGAGTGTCAGAGATGtaatgcatttttatttattaacctATTTATTTACTGGCATTTATATATTTCGTTAGATAGTTCATTATCTTTATACATGCTATGAAGCAATCAGTCCTATTTCCTGTCTGTACTTGTCGACCGTTTCGGATGCAGTGATCGTGCTACCTCGTTGTAGATAACTAGTTGTCCTCAGTGTTCCAGTTCCTGGTGGTTTGTTATACTGTTGTCTGTAAGACAATACTTTCTTTGGTACATTTCTTCTACCATCCATGCTCCCATCTCACATATTTCGGACAAATGTTTGGTTTTCTACAAAATGGAAGTCCCGTCTAAAGATCGAAACAAATGATATTCAGCTGAGTGATCAATTCATCATCAGTGGATTCGGGATCATACATCTCCTTGTTAGGTGCTGCTTGAGGCAGCGGTGGCCCTGAACGTTCACTGAAGCGGACGGGGTTTGAATATCAATGCTGCTGGCACAAAAAGCATCCATTTGGAAGTTCAACTTGAGTGGGACCCCAACTTGTGTCCTGCCCGAGCTTTTCGCCCAATCAATTTGATCCCAAACCTATTCGTGTCTCCCGTTCCGGTGGCAGAAACATATACAGACAGTTGGACACGGACCATGCGTGGGGTGGCAGACTGTATTTTATGTACTTTTTTCCTACAACTAATTGTAATAATGTAGACATTGTAAGTAGATACAAAAACAATCCACAATACgatatatacacacacacatacacacacattctcGGGGATGATCGTGGAAAAtagagcaaaacataaacacagttccaaatcgaaaacaaacaaaacaaaatgatccAAACGCAAACAACATTAATATACTACACACTGTACACACGGTGAAACCAATCAGGAGATAGTAATAGAAAGAAGGAAACCACAActaaaacgaacgaaccaagTTATTGTGAAACAGCGCCTCCATTCTCGTGGTCCGCATTCATGCCATTCACGCCATAGTCGCTAGCGAACCATAGCAGGTTGTCCTCATCGGGAATTCGTGTTAGCCAGAGTGTATCAAACAGGACACCGACATATGTTGTACTTAAGCGAGACACCGGCGACTGGTTGCCCACTCTTCCCGATGAGCGAGTGATCCTGTGTTTTATTGCGATACTTTCcctgttttacttttttgtcgACTTTTGAAACCCTGTGTTACGCCGGTCTGCGCtcagtttttgaattttactCGCCTCAGTTGGTTcatttggttttccttttggcTGTGAACGTGTGTATGCGCTTTCATACATCCGGATGTGGAGCAAATGTACATTAGGAAACGATCGTGTCTTCGGtccatcgatcgcgatcgccatttccaatctctctctctctcatagTCATAGCAGAAGGTGTTGGATAAGATGGAACGGGCCAGTTTTTGGCGGGCAGGTTGGCCAGGCGGCGTAACTGAAGAAACCCAGCTCGTCCATGAGTCTGGCCGTTTGGCATTGGGCTCAGTTGTCAAACGCACAGGAAATACGCGGGCTGGGTTTTTGGTTTGGCCAAGAACGCAGTAACATTCCTTGGTGTACGGGAAACGACAAGCATAGATGGTTCGAAAGCGTAGGTGAGTATGCTCACGGCATTAGTATCGCTTGAAAATATAGGGGCTCATTTTCAATCGATAAGAGTGTCAGAATGGGATACAAGAAAGCTTGAGGACGTAAGGACTAGCAGCGAATGTTCGGTCTGTGGGCGGCTCATTCGATTCGTTGTCCTGGATCGCCGCCTCGATCGTCATGCAGGGCACGGTGCCTGGCTTTACTTTCGGTGGTGGATATGATCGATCGGAAGAATATGCCACCAGCCGACTATTGCCATAGTAATTGTGGGAACGGGAACAAAAGACCGTGCTTGTTTGTTCAACCGCAAGGAAATTACTTCATTCGAAAGGCGCAGGTTGAGGttgcattcatttttatgtGCGTCTCCCTCAACATTAGCCGTAGCCGTCGCGAACAACTCTGGCGGGCAGCCAGTATTAGTCCGGCGACTAATATACGACGCTTCATACGCAAACCGTATTGCCTATTGCCATCTACTTTGGAACTCGCACATGTAAAAATGACTGCATAGTATCGAGTCTACGTTGAgtattgttttgcgtttttcgaTGTTGAAGTTGAATCAAAAACTTAGCGCCACCTAGCAGCAGTGCTTCTCCCTTCGCTTACGGGTAGCACGTTGAGCCGTTCCGAGAGGAACACAGAGAGGGATGATACCAAAATCGTCATCATAAACAACAACTCTACATACACATAGAATATAAAACTGAAATCAAAAACACTCCAACCTTTCCACTACACTCGTACACGGCGTCAGACCAG encodes:
- the LOC128276129 gene encoding guanine nucleotide-binding protein subunit beta-1, which produces HLAKIYAMHWGSDSRNLVSASQDGKLIVWDSHTTNKVHAIPLRSSWVMTCAYAPSGNFVACGGLDNICSIYNLKTREGNVRVSRELPGHTGYLSCCRFLDDNQIVTSSGDMSCGLWDIETGQQCTSFLGHTGDVMALSLSPQCRVFVSGACDASAKLWDIREGQCKQTFPGHESDINAVTFFPNGHAFATGSDDATCRLFDIRADQELAMYSHDNIICGITSVAFSKSGRLLLAGYDDFNCNVWDTLKAERAGILAGHDNRVSCLGVTENGMAVATGSWDSFLRVWN